CGCGCTCGCCGAGCAGGACGACGTCGTGCCCGGCGATCAGGGCGCGTTCGAGCTGCGGGACGACGGTGGTGGCGAAGCCGTGGAGGCCGGGCCAGGGGTCGCGGCCCTCGCGGAGGGCGCTGAGCAGGTTGTCGCGGATCTCGGCGCGGACCGTCTTCTGGAGGTGGCCAGAGGTGCGGAGCTCGCCGACCGTTCGGATGTCGGGTCGGGTCACCTCTTCGACGTTACGCCGTTCGGGCCTGGAGGCGCGGTGCGGGCTGGCACCGCGCCTCCAGGCCACCTGCTTGTGAGTTTTCATAGCAATTGCAATGATTGGTGTTCCGGCATCGGAGCCGGATTCGATTAGGGGGATCCGGCTCCGAGCCCGGAACCCGTTCGTTTCCGGATCTGAACCATCTTCTCGATCTGGGCGTACGTTCCCTCCTCGTGAGCAGCACGACGAACGGGGCGATCAAGAGCCTGGTCCCCGCCAGGATGGACAGACTGCCGTGGACACGGTTCCACTGGAGTGTCGTGGTGGGACTCGGTGTCTCGTGGGTCCTCGACGGCCTCGAGATCCAGATCGTGTCGAACGCCGGGTTCCAGGCCGACCTGGACCTGTCGACGCAGCAGGTGACCTCGCTCGGCACCATCTACCTCGTCGGGCAGGTCGTCGGCGCGATCGTCTTCGGTCGGATGTCCGACCGGCTGGGTCGTCGGAAGCTCTTCATCCTCACGCTGGCCATCTACCTGATCGGCTCCGGCATCGCGGGGCTCGCGCAGGACTTCTGGTTCCTCGCGGCCTTCCGGTTCGTCGCCGGGCTCGGCATCGGCGGCGAGTACGCCGCGATCAACTCGGCGATCGACGAGCTCATCCCCGCGAAGTACCGCGGGCACGTCGACATCGCGATCAACGGCACCTACTGGGGCGGCGCGGCACTCGGCGCGTTCGCGAACATCTACCTGCTCGACACGGCCAACTTCGCCGAGAACATCGGCTGGCGCATCGGCTTCTTCCTCGGCCCGGTGCTCGGCATCGCGATCATCTTCCTGCGGCGGCACATCCCGGAGAGTCCGCGGTGGCTCATGACGCACGGACGCGAAGAGGAAGCCGAGGCGACGGTCACGCAGATCGAGGAGTCGGTCGAGAAGTCCACCGGGCACCGGCTGCCGGAGGTCGACGAGTCCAAGGCGATGACCGTCACGCCGACGGAGAACGTGAAGTTCCGGACGATCGTGAAGGTGCTGTTCCGGCAGTACCCGACCCGGACCCTGGTCGGCGCGACCATGATGATCACGCAGGCGTTCCTCTACAACGCGATCTTCTTCACCTACGCCCTGGTGCTCACGAACTTCTTCGGCCTGAAGACCGCCGAGACGAGCGTGTACTTCTTCCCGTTCGCGATCGGCAACCTGCTCGGGCCGATCATCCTCGGTCGGTTCTTCGACACCTGGGGTCGTCGGCAGATGATCTTCTCGACGTACCTGGTGTCCGGGCTCGTGCTCGCCACCTCGGCGTTCCTGTTCCAGGCCGACGCGATCACCGCTCCGGTGCAGGTCGTCTTCTGGTGCATCTCGTTCTTCTTCGCCTCGGCGGGTGCGTCCAGCGCCTACCTGACCGTGAGCGAGATCTTCCCGCTCGAGCTCCGGTCGCAGGCGATCTCGTACTTCTTCGCGCTGGCGCAGATCTTCGGTGCCGTCGCGCCGCTCATCTACGGGGCACTCATCGGCGACGGGTCGTCCCGCGAGCCGCTGTTCTGGGGGTACCTGCTCGGGTCCGCGGTGATGATCGCGGGCGGTGTCGTGGCGCTGATCTTCGGCGTCGACGCGGCCCGGAAGGGGCTCGAGGACGTCACACAACCCCTGTCGGTCCTGACCAAGGAGGCGGACGCGGCGCGGAAGTAGTATTCCGTATGCGGAGTGTTTAGCGCCGCGCTCCGGGGTCTGTCATCGTCCTCGCATGGCAGTCCTCCACAGCACGACAGTGTCCTGCACGGTCCACGGGCCGACCACTCGCGAAGCCGGCGGCGTGGGCCGTGCGTGATCCTGGCGGCATGGAGCGAGCACAGCACCGGCCGGGTCGCGACGACGACGACCCGCACGGCATCCGACGCAGTCTGCTGCGGGACGCGGTCTTCGCGCGGCTGCTCGACAACGTGCTGCGCGGGGTCTACCGCCGTGGCCAGCGGATCCGGCTCGACACGATCGCGGCGGACATGCGGGTGTCCCGGACCCCGGTGCGCGAAGCGCTCGTGCCGCTCGAGAACCTGCGGCTCGTCTCGGTGCAGCGGTACGTCGGGGTGGTCGTCGCGCACTGGACCGTCGACCACATGATCGAGCGGATCCGGATCGCGCGGACGATGATCACCGAGCCCTCGGCGGGCGCCGTGCGGTGTGCGGATCGCTTCGACGTCGCCTGGCTCCGCGAGTGCATGACCGAGGGCGGGGTGTTCGTCGAGCTCGGTTCGTGGTGGCTCCGCCGGAGCGGTGCGGCCGTCAGCGCCGACTGGCTCCTGTCGCAGCGTGCCGTGCTCGACGCGTTCTTCACGGACGACGTGGCGCTGGCGAACGGGATCGACGCCGTGGTCGCTCGTCGGGAACGCCGGAAGATCGCCGAACGCGCGACCACCGCGGCCGAGCGGGACGCGCTCGACGAGTGCGCGGTGGCGCTGGTCGAGCTCGCCGATGCCCTGATCGGCCTGCC
The sequence above is a segment of the Curtobacterium sp. BH-2-1-1 genome. Coding sequences within it:
- a CDS encoding MFS transporter; the encoded protein is MSSTTNGAIKSLVPARMDRLPWTRFHWSVVVGLGVSWVLDGLEIQIVSNAGFQADLDLSTQQVTSLGTIYLVGQVVGAIVFGRMSDRLGRRKLFILTLAIYLIGSGIAGLAQDFWFLAAFRFVAGLGIGGEYAAINSAIDELIPAKYRGHVDIAINGTYWGGAALGAFANIYLLDTANFAENIGWRIGFFLGPVLGIAIIFLRRHIPESPRWLMTHGREEEAEATVTQIEESVEKSTGHRLPEVDESKAMTVTPTENVKFRTIVKVLFRQYPTRTLVGATMMITQAFLYNAIFFTYALVLTNFFGLKTAETSVYFFPFAIGNLLGPIILGRFFDTWGRRQMIFSTYLVSGLVLATSAFLFQADAITAPVQVVFWCISFFFASAGASSAYLTVSEIFPLELRSQAISYFFALAQIFGAVAPLIYGALIGDGSSREPLFWGYLLGSAVMIAGGVVALIFGVDAARKGLEDVTQPLSVLTKEADAARK
- a CDS encoding GntR family transcriptional regulator; the protein is MERAQHRPGRDDDDPHGIRRSLLRDAVFARLLDNVLRGVYRRGQRIRLDTIAADMRVSRTPVREALVPLENLRLVSVQRYVGVVVAHWTVDHMIERIRIARTMITEPSAGAVRCADRFDVAWLRECMTEGGVFVELGSWWLRRSGAAVSADWLLSQRAVLDAFFTDDVALANGIDAVVARRERRKIAERATTAAERDALDECAVALVELADALIGLPERFRAAA